Genomic segment of Prosthecobacter vanneervenii:
GGTCCAGGCAGTTTTCGCTCACGTTCAGCTTGCCGCCCAGGAACCACTTGGCATTCGGGCACTTCCAGTCCAGCACCTTGCCAAAAGGCTTGCTCCACTGCAGCTCCTTCGCCTCACGGCCAAAGAACTTCTCCGGATGCTTGATCGACTCCTCGTGCATCTTCTTGTACTGCGCCATCGAGCTGATGCGCGCCTTCTTGGAAAATTCAGCACTGGGCTTGAAGACCCGGTTTTCAGTCATCAGGGATTTCGTGCTGCCACCTGCCTTAGCGGCTGGTTTGGCGGCTTTCTTCGGGGCGGATTTGGCGGCGGCTTTCTTGCTCATGGCGTGTTCAGGTCGGCGTTTGGAAGGCGCAGAGTAGAAACCGGAGCCCGCACCCGCGCAAGGCCAAGCTGCATCCTCTCGCCCCCCGCAGGCGAACTTCACCTTGCCTACGCGTCCTCACGCCCTACGATAGGCACCTCATTTATCATGACGTACCTGCGTATCAGCCTGATTGCCCTTGCCGCCGCCTGCACCAGTGTCCGCGCCCAGCAGCCCCCTGCTGCGCGCAGCTACACCAATGGCATTGCGGCGGTCGTTGACGGTGTGCCCATTCCCATCTCCGAAGTCGAAGAAACCATCAAGACTCAGGAGCAGGTCCTCCAGTTCCAGCTGCGCAATGACCCCGAGCGCTTCAAAAAGGAGATGTCCGAGCTCCGCAAAGGTGCCGTCGAAACGCTCATCGACCGCGAGATCCTCCTCGCCGAATTCAAAAAAATCGGCGGCGTGCTCAAGGCCCAGTACGTGGACGACGACATCAACGGCATCATCCGCGAGAGCTTCAAAGGCAACCGTGACGCCTTCGTCGATGAGCTCAACAAAAGCGGCATGACCCTTCTCAAGTTCCGCGAGCTGCGCCAGAAAATGGTCATCATGAACGTCATGCGCGGCCGCAATGCCGGAGATCATCCCCCCGCCACCCCCCGCGAAGTTCAGGAATACTACGACAAGAACGTGGACAAATGGCGTGAGGGCGACCAGATCAAAATCTCCACCATCACCATCCCCAAATTCACCGGCGAGGCAGGCTCCAGCGCTGAAAA
This window contains:
- a CDS encoding peptidylprolyl isomerase; this translates as MTYLRISLIALAAACTSVRAQQPPAARSYTNGIAAVVDGVPIPISEVEETIKTQEQVLQFQLRNDPERFKKEMSELRKGAVETLIDREILLAEFKKIGGVLKAQYVDDDINGIIRESFKGNRDAFVDELNKSGMTLLKFRELRQKMVIMNVMRGRNAGDHPPATPREVQEYYDKNVDKWREGDQIKISTITIPKFTGEAGSSAEKQKKLIQELRTKILQGADFATVAKANSLDSHAENGGAWDWMAKTDLMPAIANAAMELKPGGISQVLDLETNYIIVACDAKKLGTAPPLEQYRPEIEKMINQEKSKANIDKWMDAVRKKHVIKRYISAPPAPSPAPTVP